The Corynebacterium suranareeae genome window below encodes:
- the ureG gene encoding urease accessory protein UreG, with protein sequence MSPIRIGVGGPVGAGKTQLVERITRALIDEVSMAAITNDIYTIEDAKILAANGVLPEERIVGIETGGCPHTAIREDTSMNDAAIKDLVERFPDLELIFVESGGDNLSATFSPELVDFSIYIIDVAQGEKIPRKAGQGMIKSDLFIINKTDLAPYVGANLDIMVEDAKAFRKNKPFCLTNLRTDEGLDQVLEWIRHEVMMQDLQEA encoded by the coding sequence ATGAGCCCAATTCGAATCGGGGTAGGCGGACCTGTAGGCGCCGGAAAAACGCAGCTGGTAGAGCGGATTACGCGAGCGCTTATCGACGAAGTCAGCATGGCTGCAATCACTAACGATATCTACACCATCGAAGATGCCAAGATCCTAGCGGCCAATGGAGTTCTGCCAGAAGAACGCATCGTTGGTATCGAAACCGGTGGCTGCCCTCACACCGCAATCCGCGAAGACACCTCCATGAATGATGCGGCAATCAAGGATCTTGTGGAACGCTTCCCAGATTTGGAACTGATCTTTGTCGAATCCGGTGGCGATAATCTTTCTGCAACCTTCTCCCCAGAGCTCGTTGATTTTTCCATCTACATCATCGATGTTGCCCAAGGTGAGAAGATCCCAAGGAAAGCCGGACAGGGAATGATCAAGTCTGATTTGTTTATCATCAACAAAACAGACCTTGCCCCATACGTCGGTGCCAACCTGGACATCATGGTTGAAGATGCCAAAGCATTCCGCAAGAACAAACCATTTTGCCTGACCAACCTGCGCACAGATGAAGGTTTAGATCAGGTCTTGGAATGGATTCGCCATGAGGTGATGATGCAGGACTTGCAGGAAGCCTAA
- the ureE gene encoding urease accessory protein UreE: MIITAIDTNISDHPEFVSGREVVGVRFEDLVLDKRIQRVTLPNGVELGLRLDHGHPILREGDVLSADENSVYVVEIIPTDVLVITPDDIHQMGFVAHSLGNRHLPAQFAKPGEVTDKAAMIVQYDHTVVSFLDEHEVDYQRTELVPPIPFRHSGHTH; the protein is encoded by the coding sequence ATGATTATTACAGCGATTGACACCAATATCAGTGATCATCCAGAGTTCGTTTCCGGACGAGAAGTGGTTGGTGTGCGATTTGAAGATTTAGTGTTGGATAAACGCATCCAACGTGTCACACTTCCAAACGGCGTGGAGCTGGGTTTGCGCCTTGATCACGGCCACCCCATCTTGCGTGAAGGTGATGTTTTAAGCGCGGATGAAAATTCGGTTTATGTTGTGGAGATCATCCCAACCGATGTTCTGGTGATCACTCCAGATGATATTCACCAAATGGGTTTTGTAGCGCACTCGCTGGGAAATAGGCACCTACCAGCACAGTTTGCAAAACCTGGTGAGGTAACAGACAAGGCTGCGATGATTGTGCAATATGACCACACCGTGGTCAGCTTCTTGGACGAGCATGAGGTTGACTACCAGCGCACAGAACTGGTCCCACCAATCCCATTTAGGCATAGTGGGCACACACATTGA
- a CDS encoding MarR family winged helix-turn-helix transcriptional regulator — MTQDNLEYRNFAEFASSKVAELVPHSDPTANQLSVALNRVSHLLTYDFDATVHRPEESSWAAYRVIFVVWLAGPLTPARAAELTGMGKSAISNLLKPLLKQGYVTQEASAEDRRSKLLILTPKGEEYINKVFPLQNDLETQWSSSLTAIERDLLISLLNKLLNGKRAEEVREQRR, encoded by the coding sequence ATGACACAAGACAATCTGGAATATCGGAATTTTGCAGAGTTTGCCAGCTCCAAAGTGGCCGAACTAGTTCCACATTCAGACCCAACAGCCAACCAGCTCTCCGTAGCACTTAATCGGGTGTCCCACCTGCTCACATACGACTTTGATGCGACAGTCCACCGCCCCGAGGAGTCAAGTTGGGCAGCTTATCGCGTTATTTTCGTCGTCTGGCTTGCTGGTCCACTCACCCCGGCACGAGCCGCTGAACTAACCGGAATGGGAAAATCGGCAATCTCAAATTTACTGAAGCCACTGCTCAAGCAGGGTTATGTTACCCAGGAGGCATCGGCTGAAGATCGCAGGTCAAAACTCCTTATCCTCACACCCAAAGGTGAGGAATATATAAACAAAGTCTTCCCTCTACAAAACGACCTCGAAACCCAATGGTCTAGCTCCCTCACCGCGATCGAAAGGGATCTTTTAATTTCACTGCTCAATAAACTCCTCAACGGAAAGCGCGCAGAGGAGGTTCGAGAGCAAAGGCGCTAG
- the ureC gene encoding urease subunit alpha: MSFEISRKQYTDLYGPTVGDSVRLADTELYLCVEKDYAAIGEEVTFGGGKVIRDGMGQNGTLVRDVDIPDTVITNVIVLDYTGVYKADVALRNGKIFRIGKAGNPNVMENVDIVIGVATDIIAGEGKILTAGGIDTHVHFLGTDQVNTALASGITTMIGGGTGPSQASMATTVTPGQWNTYNMLSAFEGMPMNFGILGKGHGSSKSPLAEQVRAGAIGLKIHEDWGATPSSINTALEVADDMDIQVALHSDTLNEAGFVEDTIEAIAGRVIHTFHTEGAGGGHAPDLIRVASLPNVLPASTNPTLPYTRNTVEEHLDMVMVAHHLNPDIPEDVAFADSRIRAETIAAEDVLHDMGIFSITSSDSQAMGRVGETITRTWQVADHMKRTRGALSGDSQYNDNNRLRRFVAKYTINPAIAHGVDYVVGSIEEGKFADLVLWDPKFFGVKPDLVIKGGLMVNSLMGDSNGSIPTPQPRTLRNTWGAFGQAVSRSSITFLSQDAIDANVPDLLNLRKQIRGVRGIRNLTKNDMKLNAEMPDIHVDPETYQVFVNGELITSKPAEIVPMARRYFLF, encoded by the coding sequence ATGAGTTTTGAGATTTCCCGCAAGCAATACACCGACCTCTACGGTCCAACCGTTGGTGATTCTGTTCGCTTGGCTGACACAGAGCTCTACCTATGCGTGGAAAAAGACTACGCAGCAATTGGTGAAGAAGTCACTTTCGGCGGTGGCAAAGTAATCCGTGATGGCATGGGCCAAAACGGTACCTTGGTGCGCGATGTTGATATCCCAGACACTGTGATCACCAACGTGATCGTGCTGGATTACACCGGTGTGTACAAAGCAGACGTGGCGCTTCGCAACGGCAAAATTTTCCGCATCGGTAAAGCCGGAAACCCGAATGTCATGGAAAATGTGGATATCGTCATTGGTGTTGCAACCGACATCATCGCTGGTGAAGGCAAGATCTTAACTGCAGGCGGCATTGATACCCACGTACACTTTCTAGGCACCGACCAGGTCAACACCGCTCTGGCATCAGGTATTACCACCATGATTGGCGGTGGTACTGGACCAAGCCAGGCCTCCATGGCCACCACTGTTACCCCAGGTCAGTGGAATACCTACAACATGCTTAGTGCTTTTGAAGGCATGCCCATGAACTTTGGCATCCTGGGCAAGGGACACGGATCATCCAAATCCCCTTTGGCTGAACAAGTACGTGCAGGTGCCATTGGTCTGAAAATCCATGAAGACTGGGGTGCAACCCCCTCATCGATCAACACTGCGTTGGAAGTTGCCGATGACATGGATATCCAGGTGGCTTTGCACTCCGATACCCTCAACGAAGCAGGGTTCGTGGAAGATACCATCGAAGCCATCGCGGGCCGCGTAATCCACACCTTCCACACTGAAGGTGCCGGTGGTGGACACGCACCTGACCTCATTCGAGTTGCCTCACTGCCTAATGTGTTGCCAGCATCTACCAACCCGACTCTTCCATATACCCGCAATACGGTAGAAGAGCACTTGGATATGGTGATGGTTGCGCACCACTTGAATCCAGATATTCCAGAAGATGTGGCGTTTGCTGATTCCCGCATCCGTGCAGAAACCATTGCTGCTGAAGATGTGCTTCACGATATGGGAATTTTCTCCATCACTTCTTCGGACTCTCAAGCAATGGGTCGCGTTGGTGAAACAATCACCCGCACATGGCAGGTCGCTGACCATATGAAACGTACCCGCGGAGCACTAAGTGGTGATTCCCAGTACAACGACAACAATCGTCTGCGTCGATTCGTTGCCAAGTACACCATCAACCCAGCTATCGCTCACGGCGTTGATTACGTGGTGGGTTCGATTGAAGAAGGTAAATTTGCAGACCTTGTGCTGTGGGATCCAAAGTTCTTTGGTGTGAAACCTGATCTGGTGATCAAGGGCGGATTGATGGTTAATTCCCTCATGGGTGATTCCAACGGCTCCATTCCAACACCGCAGCCTCGAACCCTGCGCAATACCTGGGGTGCCTTTGGTCAGGCAGTTTCACGAAGCTCTATTACCTTCTTGTCGCAAGATGCGATCGACGCCAATGTTCCTGATCTGCTGAACTTAAGAAAACAGATTCGTGGCGTTCGTGGCATTAGAAACCTGACCAAAAATGACATGAAGCTTAATGCAGAGATGCCTGATATTCATGTCGATCCAGAGACCTACCAAGTCTTTGTCAATGGTGAATTGATCACCAGCAAGCCAGCAGAGATCGTGCCCATGGCGCGTCGCTACTTCTTGTTCTAG
- a CDS encoding urease subunit beta, with protein sequence MIPGEYILSKESLTGNVGREAKTIEIVNTGDRPVQIGSHFHFAEVNPSIRFDRSEGYGFRLDIPAGTAVRLEPGDARTVNLVAIGGDRVVSGFRDLVDGPLEDRKVNVWEGREDHWRRSSAAGDAPQELPQSDAAERGRKLDEATDESSEEGRK encoded by the coding sequence ATGATCCCAGGCGAGTACATCTTGTCCAAGGAATCTCTCACCGGAAACGTCGGGCGAGAGGCCAAAACCATTGAAATCGTCAACACCGGCGACAGGCCAGTGCAGATCGGTTCACATTTTCACTTCGCAGAGGTCAATCCCAGCATCCGCTTTGACCGCAGCGAAGGCTATGGTTTCCGCCTTGATATTCCAGCAGGCACCGCAGTGCGTCTCGAACCAGGTGACGCCAGGACCGTCAACCTAGTTGCCATTGGTGGTGACCGCGTTGTTTCAGGCTTCCGTGACCTCGTTGATGGACCTTTGGAAGACCGCAAAGTCAACGTATGGGAAGGCCGCGAAGATCATTGGCGCCGTTCCTCTGCAGCTGGTGATGCTCCACAAGAATTGCCACAGTCTGATGCCGCAGAACGTGGCCGCAAGCTTGATGAGGCCACTGATGAGAGCTCGGAAGAAGGACGTAAATAA
- a CDS encoding GntP family permease, with protein sequence MSTFIPLLGILISLAFLITMAYRGHSVVVIAPISAMIAVIFSGAPMLATYTQIFMPALGGFIVSFFPLFLAGAIFGRLMTVSGLAKDLAHWISTLLGPQRAVLATVIATALLTYGGVSAWVIAFTIYPIASALFREANIPKKLMPAAIALGIFTFATAALPGSPQIHNAIPTRFFNTTSFAAPLLGIIGAAITFGLGMAWLNYRKKQLEKAGEGYTSHYIDGKDPNPNTDDEFEEVGKRGVVIAERTRITHNLHLRGFIGLFPILVVVITNLLFVYVLSDVLDFSYLSEEKFGGVALSNVIGVWSVVVALVTAIIAIFIMSPKSVKDYITALSDGAKNAVLPVFTTASEVAYGGVIASLAIFAVIRDSLFDVSDNPVIVGSLATAVIAGITGSSSGGLTIAMQSFAEYLVPLADAQGISLDFLHRAMAMASVSFDSLPHNGAIVTLLLVTGMTHRQSYKDIGVVTVIVPFIGVLAIIALGFMFPALQ encoded by the coding sequence ATGTCTACGTTCATCCCCCTGCTTGGAATTTTAATTTCACTAGCATTTTTGATCACCATGGCCTACCGGGGCCATTCCGTGGTCGTCATTGCCCCGATCTCCGCAATGATCGCGGTGATATTCTCCGGTGCCCCGATGTTAGCCACCTATACCCAAATTTTTATGCCTGCCTTGGGTGGATTCATCGTTAGTTTCTTCCCACTGTTTTTGGCCGGGGCAATTTTTGGTCGACTCATGACCGTGAGTGGCCTAGCAAAAGACCTAGCCCATTGGATTTCAACACTTCTTGGACCTCAACGAGCAGTGTTGGCAACAGTCATCGCCACCGCACTACTCACCTATGGTGGCGTGTCTGCCTGGGTTATTGCGTTTACGATCTACCCCATTGCTAGTGCTTTGTTCCGTGAAGCAAATATTCCTAAAAAGCTCATGCCAGCTGCAATTGCACTGGGTATCTTCACTTTTGCCACCGCTGCATTGCCGGGATCTCCACAAATCCACAATGCGATTCCAACACGATTTTTTAATACCACATCCTTTGCCGCACCGCTGCTAGGCATCATTGGCGCTGCCATTACGTTTGGGCTGGGTATGGCATGGTTGAACTATCGCAAGAAGCAGCTGGAAAAGGCTGGCGAAGGCTATACTTCCCACTACATCGACGGTAAAGATCCCAACCCCAATACCGATGATGAATTTGAAGAAGTAGGAAAGCGCGGAGTAGTAATCGCAGAACGCACCCGCATCACTCACAATCTTCACCTGCGTGGCTTTATCGGGTTATTTCCAATTCTGGTTGTTGTCATCACCAACTTGCTGTTTGTTTATGTCTTGTCGGATGTTTTGGATTTCTCCTACTTGTCAGAAGAAAAATTTGGCGGGGTTGCACTGTCTAATGTGATTGGTGTGTGGTCAGTGGTGGTAGCACTTGTTACCGCCATCATCGCGATCTTTATCATGTCTCCAAAATCCGTTAAAGACTACATCACCGCCCTTTCCGATGGTGCGAAAAATGCTGTGCTTCCCGTCTTCACCACCGCTTCCGAAGTAGCATATGGTGGCGTGATCGCGTCCTTGGCCATTTTTGCTGTTATCCGCGACAGCCTTTTCGATGTCAGCGACAACCCAGTTATCGTGGGTTCCCTTGCAACAGCAGTGATCGCGGGAATTACAGGATCTTCCTCGGGTGGTCTTACCATCGCGATGCAAAGTTTCGCGGAGTATCTTGTTCCTTTGGCAGATGCCCAAGGCATCTCCCTAGATTTCCTCCACCGCGCTATGGCTATGGCCTCAGTTTCCTTCGATTCCCTGCCACACAACGGCGCAATCGTGACATTGTTGCTGGTCACAGGAATGACACACCGCCAGTCCTACAAGGATATTGGAGTAGTGACGGTGATCGTTCCGTTTATTGGAGTCCTAGCCATTATTGCACTTGGGTTCATGTTCCCAGCCCTGCAGTAA
- a CDS encoding homogentisate 1,2-dioxygenase, translating into MAYYRSLGTLPRQRHTVLRGEDGRLRFEELMGEEGFSSDSSLLYHKEIPSALVDARPWVLPDQTLTPNDPLIPLHLKLHELDAPAGQKVNAVTDRRLVLGNSDVRISYAKVNETSPLYKNGVGDECVYVERGSALLETQFGALEVSQGDYAMIPRAAIHRWVLRDGEEARLYFIEANSHIAPPKRFLSKYGQLLEHAPYCERDFRGPTEILLREEEDVEVYIKHRGAGPSGLSGSIHVLPTHPFDVVAWDGCLYPYVFNIKDYMPLTGKVHQPPPSHQVWEGWNFVICNFVPRKVDYHEGAIPVPYYHSNVDSDEVMFYVEGNYEARKGSGIKEGSISLHPGGHPHGPQPGAMEASLGVEYFDETAVMVDTFKPLLLGEAGIACNDPKYASSWTGGRWIGES; encoded by the coding sequence ATGGCTTACTACCGTTCTCTAGGAACACTTCCTCGCCAGCGCCACACGGTTCTGCGCGGAGAAGATGGACGTTTACGTTTTGAAGAACTCATGGGGGAAGAAGGCTTTTCCTCTGATTCATCGTTGCTGTACCACAAGGAAATTCCATCTGCATTGGTTGATGCGCGTCCGTGGGTGCTTCCGGATCAAACACTGACTCCTAATGATCCGTTGATTCCACTGCACTTAAAGCTTCATGAATTAGATGCGCCCGCGGGACAAAAAGTTAATGCGGTGACAGATCGTCGTTTGGTTCTTGGAAACTCTGATGTACGTATTTCCTATGCGAAAGTAAATGAGACCTCGCCACTGTATAAAAACGGTGTCGGTGATGAATGCGTTTATGTTGAACGTGGCTCGGCACTTTTAGAAACTCAATTTGGTGCCCTAGAGGTATCCCAAGGCGATTATGCCATGATTCCTCGTGCAGCAATCCACCGCTGGGTCCTGCGAGATGGTGAAGAAGCACGACTTTATTTCATTGAAGCAAATAGCCATATCGCGCCACCAAAACGCTTTTTGTCCAAGTATGGCCAGCTTCTAGAACATGCTCCTTATTGTGAGCGTGACTTCCGAGGACCAACTGAGATTCTCTTACGTGAAGAAGAAGATGTAGAGGTTTATATCAAGCACCGTGGTGCAGGACCTTCCGGATTGTCTGGTTCCATCCATGTCTTGCCTACACACCCATTTGATGTGGTGGCGTGGGATGGCTGCCTGTATCCCTATGTTTTCAACATCAAGGATTACATGCCGTTAACGGGTAAAGTGCACCAGCCACCACCATCGCACCAGGTGTGGGAGGGATGGAACTTTGTGATCTGCAACTTTGTTCCTCGAAAAGTTGATTACCACGAGGGCGCGATCCCAGTTCCGTACTACCACTCCAACGTGGATTCTGATGAGGTCATGTTCTACGTCGAAGGTAACTATGAGGCACGAAAAGGGTCAGGAATTAAAGAAGGATCCATTTCTCTGCACCCTGGTGGACACCCGCACGGGCCACAGCCAGGTGCAATGGAAGCATCCCTTGGCGTTGAATACTTCGATGAGACCGCAGTGATGGTTGATACCTTCAAACCTCTGCTGCTTGGTGAGGCAGGAATTGCCTGCAATGATCCAAAATATGCCTCTTCCTGGACTGGCGGTCGCTGGATTGGAGAGTCATAG
- a CDS encoding MarR family winged helix-turn-helix transcriptional regulator: protein MTVNSESFEYWDFVRSSRAKLSEELSGIDISPNDLAMILNRASGVATGVSEAEVHRPKGMGWNAFKVLFILWMEGDLEQHRVAMLAGTSRATTSSIVKSLVSAGYVEQTPSTIDKRTHVLSLTLSGAELIKESYLEQNDILSSWNRRLTKTEQEILKMLLLKLLRGDE from the coding sequence ATGACGGTTAACTCAGAAAGTTTTGAATACTGGGATTTTGTGCGAAGCAGCCGAGCGAAACTTTCGGAGGAATTATCTGGAATTGATATCAGCCCCAATGATTTAGCCATGATTCTCAACCGTGCATCCGGTGTTGCCACCGGGGTTTCCGAAGCAGAAGTTCACCGCCCGAAAGGCATGGGGTGGAATGCCTTTAAAGTGCTTTTTATTTTGTGGATGGAAGGTGACCTAGAGCAGCATCGCGTGGCCATGCTTGCAGGAACTAGCAGGGCAACCACCTCGTCGATCGTTAAATCTTTAGTCAGTGCAGGGTATGTAGAGCAAACACCGTCGACGATCGATAAACGCACGCATGTGCTTTCTTTGACGCTGTCAGGGGCAGAACTAATCAAAGAATCGTACTTGGAACAAAATGACATTTTATCCTCGTGGAACCGCAGACTGACTAAAACTGAACAAGAAATTTTAAAGATGCTGCTTTTGAAGTTGCTGCGAGGAGATGAATAG
- a CDS encoding urease accessory protein UreD, whose translation MTQTQPVGTLKLTIDDQGPQGQSRAVEQFHQGALRVIRPHYLDDSGQVCYTIIAIGGGYLGGDVYEQQFTVKDNAQALITTQSATKIYRTPQGPATQHTEIEVGENAVLEYLADQTIAYRESTYHQFTKVTLHPTSTFVLSEQITPGWHPDGKHFAYDEMRLHTEITDATTGRLFLLDNLLLRPDSREGSFGWTEQYTHSGQMIVVGEGVDKQLVAELNASLAENPHVYGAVNFLSAPGTALRGFIARTLSNRTEELINLHEHIASLLRGRWRGQEPVNLRKY comes from the coding sequence ATGACACAAACTCAACCGGTGGGCACACTCAAACTCACCATTGATGATCAAGGACCCCAAGGGCAAAGCCGTGCGGTGGAACAATTTCACCAGGGTGCCCTGCGGGTTATTCGACCTCACTATTTAGATGACTCCGGTCAAGTTTGTTACACCATCATCGCAATAGGTGGTGGATACCTAGGTGGAGATGTCTATGAACAACAGTTCACGGTAAAAGATAACGCCCAGGCGTTGATCACCACCCAGTCCGCGACCAAGATCTACCGCACTCCGCAAGGACCAGCAACGCAGCACACGGAGATCGAAGTCGGTGAAAACGCGGTGTTGGAATATTTGGCGGATCAAACCATCGCGTACCGGGAATCCACGTATCATCAATTCACCAAAGTGACATTGCATCCAACCTCGACATTTGTGCTCAGTGAACAAATAACTCCTGGCTGGCACCCAGATGGCAAACACTTTGCCTACGATGAGATGCGCTTGCACACCGAAATCACCGACGCCACCACGGGTCGGTTATTTCTTCTGGATAATTTATTGCTGCGCCCAGACTCTAGGGAAGGTAGCTTTGGGTGGACCGAGCAGTACACACATTCAGGGCAGATGATTGTGGTGGGGGAGGGCGTCGATAAGCAGCTTGTTGCGGAGCTGAATGCGTCGCTTGCCGAAAACCCTCATGTGTACGGCGCCGTCAATTTTTTAAGCGCGCCCGGCACGGCGCTGCGCGGATTTATTGCGCGCACGCTGAGCAACCGCACTGAAGAGTTGATTAACCTGCACGAACACATCGCATCACTGCTGCGTGGGCGATGGCGCGGGCAAGAACCAGTCAATTTGCGGAAATACTAG
- a CDS encoding urease subunit gamma codes for MHITPREQEKLMIVVAADLARRRKDRGLKLNHPEAVALLTYELIEGARDGRTVAELMSWGSTILTRDDVLEGIPEMIPDIQVEATFDDGTKLVTVHNPIR; via the coding sequence TTGCATATCACTCCACGTGAACAAGAAAAACTAATGATCGTGGTGGCGGCAGATCTTGCACGTCGCCGTAAAGATCGCGGCCTGAAACTTAACCACCCAGAAGCCGTCGCACTTCTCACGTACGAACTTATTGAAGGCGCACGCGATGGTCGCACAGTCGCAGAACTCATGAGCTGGGGAAGCACCATTTTAACCAGGGATGATGTCCTCGAAGGAATCCCAGAAATGATCCCTGACATCCAGGTAGAAGCAACATTTGATGACGGCACCAAGCTTGTGACTGTTCATAACCCCATCCGTTAA
- the fahA gene encoding fumarylacetoacetase, with translation MTSTAVKELATDGFGIENLPYGSFELEGETHLGVRLGDHVIDLKSLISKIGGLDEEVARAASASNLDLLLAGGKAIWSPLRAWLQTTLKDEEASEEVLASAVPLNEVTMKLPFTPADYVDYYASEHHATNLGKMFRPNEDALKPNWKHLPVGYHGRSGTIFASGTDVIRPKGLRPGQDSIPSFGPSNRLDIEAEMGFVLGGSAPRGEVNIADAADHIFGAFLFNDWSARDIQNYEYVPLGPNLGKSFASTVGEWVVPFEALNAARIAPPKRTFELAPYLQDPTDEHGEFGLDVTLTVRLNDQAVSHPPFGLMYFTAPQMLAHMTVNGGSLRPGDMFASGTISGPDANQRGSFIELSWGGKEPLQLEDGSEITFLRDGDTVTLQAVAPGPDGSTISFGDCVGTIKPATD, from the coding sequence ATGACTTCAACGGCAGTAAAAGAACTAGCAACCGACGGTTTTGGAATCGAAAACCTCCCCTATGGTTCATTTGAACTTGAGGGTGAAACCCATTTGGGAGTCCGATTGGGGGATCACGTCATTGACCTTAAATCACTGATTTCCAAAATAGGTGGATTAGACGAAGAGGTAGCTCGCGCAGCTTCCGCCTCCAACTTGGATCTGCTTCTAGCCGGCGGAAAAGCCATATGGTCACCGCTGCGTGCATGGTTGCAAACAACCCTAAAAGATGAAGAGGCATCAGAAGAAGTACTGGCCAGCGCCGTGCCACTTAATGAAGTGACCATGAAGCTGCCATTTACCCCAGCTGATTACGTGGATTATTATGCGTCCGAGCATCACGCAACCAATCTTGGAAAAATGTTCCGCCCCAATGAAGATGCGCTAAAGCCCAACTGGAAGCACCTCCCAGTTGGATACCACGGCAGGTCAGGAACCATTTTTGCATCAGGAACAGATGTTATTCGCCCAAAGGGTTTGCGTCCCGGCCAAGATTCCATTCCATCATTTGGGCCAAGTAACCGGCTTGATATTGAAGCAGAGATGGGCTTTGTTCTAGGTGGATCTGCACCTCGTGGTGAGGTAAATATTGCAGATGCAGCAGATCATATTTTTGGCGCATTTTTGTTTAATGACTGGTCAGCTCGTGATATTCAAAACTATGAGTATGTGCCTTTAGGTCCCAACCTTGGAAAATCTTTCGCCTCCACGGTAGGCGAATGGGTTGTACCTTTTGAAGCTTTAAACGCGGCTCGAATCGCTCCACCGAAAAGAACTTTTGAGCTCGCGCCCTACCTTCAGGATCCAACAGATGAGCACGGTGAATTTGGCCTCGATGTGACTTTAACCGTGCGTCTTAATGATCAAGCAGTGTCTCATCCTCCATTTGGGTTGATGTACTTTACCGCGCCACAAATGCTGGCACATATGACCGTTAATGGCGGTTCCCTGCGCCCAGGCGATATGTTTGCCTCGGGCACCATCTCTGGCCCGGATGCCAACCAACGTGGATCATTCATTGAACTTTCCTGGGGTGGAAAAGAACCACTGCAACTCGAAGACGGTAGTGAGATCACCTTTCTCCGGGATGGCGATACCGTAACACTGCAAGCAGTTGCGCCTGGACCTGATGGTTCAACAATCAGCTTTGGTGACTGTGTGGGAACGATCAAACCAGCAACCGACTAA
- a CDS encoding urease accessory protein UreF: MDLDAEFLLLHLSDSALPTGAFAHSFGFETYMDAERITDAKQFQDWLTVLLKVQLTSADALAMRLYYATPTMEELQRLDERLYAGTPSREVREANSRMGTRMAEIIEETYGLPMISQYLALIKQRELSGHPALAVAIAAHKAEIDVERAIHAHLMATVSSLIQNAVRGIPLGQMAGQRVMFAMREPINQAVQRSATLEEVDFCSGDPGLDISQMIHETQRARLFMS; encoded by the coding sequence ATAGATCTTGATGCCGAATTCTTGCTGCTGCATCTCTCGGACTCAGCACTGCCAACCGGGGCGTTCGCGCACTCATTTGGCTTTGAGACCTACATGGATGCAGAGCGGATTACTGATGCGAAACAGTTTCAGGATTGGTTGACAGTTTTGCTCAAAGTCCAATTGACTAGCGCAGATGCTCTGGCAATGCGGCTTTATTACGCAACACCCACGATGGAGGAATTACAGCGTTTAGATGAACGTCTTTACGCAGGTACTCCGTCAAGAGAAGTACGGGAAGCTAATTCCCGAATGGGTACTCGCATGGCAGAAATCATTGAAGAAACCTACGGGCTACCCATGATTTCGCAGTACCTGGCCCTAATTAAGCAACGCGAACTTTCTGGCCATCCCGCACTAGCTGTAGCCATTGCAGCGCACAAAGCTGAAATTGATGTGGAAAGAGCCATCCATGCGCACTTGATGGCGACGGTGAGCTCGCTGATCCAAAACGCAGTACGTGGCATACCTTTGGGACAAATGGCTGGTCAACGAGTGATGTTTGCCATGCGTGAGCCAATTAATCAGGCAGTACAGCGTAGCGCCACCTTGGAAGAAGTTGATTTCTGCTCAGGTGATCCAGGTTTGGATATTTCACAGATGATCCATGAAACCCAACGCGCACGACTATTCATGAGCTAG